The following DNA comes from Natranaerovirga pectinivora.
TTATACAATATTTTTTCTAAAATTGCTTTCACGACCTTATCTAGAAAAAGAGGAAAAGAAGTTGATCCAGACCTAAAAGAAGAAGTAAAAAACATAAGAACAGAAGCTAAGAAGATATTAGAAAAGATAAAGGACAGCTACTTTTTTCAGAGTCTTGATGATACAATTGATGACTTAAAAAGGCTGTTACCAATTAACAAGACTTTAATTGATCTGGTAATTGGTTTTAGTAACAAGTATAAAGAAGAGAAAAGAGAAAAAAATATTGTTGATTTTAATGATTTGGAGCATTTGGCCTTATCTTTATTAATAGATGCTACTGATAATAAGCCCAGCGTTATAGCACAAGAATTACAAAATAAATTTGAAGAGGTCTTAATAGATGAATACCAAGATAGTAACTTGGTTCAAGAGACCATTCTAAAAAGTGTTTCAAGAGTTGACCAAGGAAAACCAAACATCTTTATGGTAGGAGATGTGAAACAGAGTATTTACAAATTTAGATTAGCAAAGCCTGAATTGTTTATGGACAAATACGATACCTATACCTTAGAGGACAGTGACTACCAGCGGATTGATTTGCATAAAAACTTTAGAAGTAGAAAAGAAGTATTAGACAGTGTTAATTTTATTTTCTATCAAGTAATGTCTAAGAAAATTGGAGATGTAGACTATAATAAAGAAGCGGCTTTGTATGAAGGGGCTGCTTATAGCACTTGTGAAAATGGTGATTGTGGCGGAAGTACAGAACTGCATATTATTGAAAGTAAAAATAATATAGAAGAGATAGATGAAGATATTAGTTTAACAGATAGAGAAATCGAAGCCAAAATGATTGGGAAAAGAATTAAGGATTTAATGAATTCAGAAGAACCTTACATGGTCTATGACAAAAGGATTGATAATTATAGACCTGTTCAGTATAGGGATATTGTTATATTACTAAGAACCATATCAGGATGGGCAGATGTTTTTACTGAAGTTCTATTAGAAGAAGGCATACCTGCTTATTCAGATACTTCTTCAGGGTATTTTGAAACAACAGAAGTAAAAACAATTATGAGCTTGCTAAAAGTAATTGATAACCCAAGACAAGATATACCATTATTAAGTGTGTTACGTTCGCCAATAGTGGGCCTTAATGCAGATGAGTTAGCCACCATTAAAAATGCTTATCCAGAATGTGAGTATTATGATTCAATAATGAATCTGTTAGAGGAACCATTTGAAAATGAATTAGTAGGTAGATTAAAGGGCTTTTTTACAAAGTTAGAAGTTTGGCAAGAAAAGGTAACGTATACTCCTATATATGAGTTGGTTTGGGACATTTATAAAGATACCAATTACTATGATTATGTAAGTATTATGCCTAGTGGAAAACAAAGACAAGCCAACCTAGATATGTTAATAGAAAAAGCTTCTCAGTTTGAAAAAAGTAGCTATAAAGGTCTTTTTAACTTTATAAGACTTATAGATAAATTAGAAAAGTATCAAGTTGATTTTGGGGAAGCTTCTATACTGGGAGAAAATGAAGATTTGGTACGCATAATGAGTATTCATAAAAGCAAAGGTTTGGAATTCCCGGTTGTATTTGTATCAGGCCTTGGAAAACAGTTTAACAAACAAGATATTAATCAAACCATCAACATTCATTCAGAGTTAGGGCTTGGACCAGATTATGTGAATCATAAACTACGTTATAAAAAGCCCACTATTGCAAAAAAAGCCATACAGAAAAAACTAGAATTAGAGAATTTATCAGAAGAACTTAGGGTATTATATGTTGCTTTAACTAGAGCTAGAGAAAAATTAATTCTTACAGGGACGGTATCTTCTAGATCAAATTTAGAAAAAAGATTAGAGAAGTGGACAACGGTTTATAATCATAGTGAAGTAAAATTGCCTTATAATATTATAGCAGGCGCCAATAATTATTTGGATTGGATTGTACCCAGTTTGGTTAGACACAAATCAGGGGTTAAACTATTAGAAAGAGTAGGGAAATATAGCAATCCTTCCAGTCAATTGTACAACGAAGGCATTGACTTTCATATTCAATTGTTTTCATTAGAGGATTTACTGATTAAAGACGTATTAGAAGACATAGAAAAGTCTAATTTGAAAAATAAATTACTTGAGGGCAACCTTGACGATAGCAATGATGAACTGAGGAATGAAGTAGAAGAAAGGTTGTCATGGGAATATAGATACAAAGATGAAGTAAATGTCCATGTAAAAATGACCGTATCTGAGATTAAAAAACATTCCATGGACTATGAAGATGAGATTCCTTTAATGTTTAAGGAAGAAGTCATAGAAATAAAGCCTAAGTTTATTGAAGAAGTATCCCAATTAACCCCTACGGAAAAAGGAACATTAATGCATAAAATTATGGAGCAGATTCCTTTAGGGGCTATGAGTGATTATAAAGAGATAGAAAAAGAGTTGCAGTCATTAGAAGAAAGAGGCTTTATCTCTGATAAGGAAAGAAAAACAATTTTTATAAAGGATATATTGGCTTTTTCTAATACAGAGTTATATAAAAGGATGTTAAAATCAGATAAAGACAATAAGCTATTTAAAGAAAAGCAATTTGTTTTAGGTATTAAAG
Coding sequences within:
- the addA gene encoding helicase-exonuclease AddAB subunit AddA translates to MSVKWTEEQQKVIDTRNRNLLVSAAAGSGKTAVLVERIIQMISEGDHPIDIDKLLVVTFTNAAAAEMKERVGDAIEKKLLENPNNKYLHRQLSLLQHASITTIHSFCLYVLRNYFHLIDLDPSFRIADETELILLRADVVKALLEEHYEQRNEQFYDLLESYSSNKSDDQLEDLILKIYTFSQSYPWPEKWLYDQVHLFDINNIDELSNTHWVGVIKDYIFNMCESLKEQLSYALDLCNESTGPIMYKENIIDDMAQLESLLKENSFEELYNIFSKIAFTTLSRKRGKEVDPDLKEEVKNIRTEAKKILEKIKDSYFFQSLDDTIDDLKRLLPINKTLIDLVIGFSNKYKEEKREKNIVDFNDLEHLALSLLIDATDNKPSVIAQELQNKFEEVLIDEYQDSNLVQETILKSVSRVDQGKPNIFMVGDVKQSIYKFRLAKPELFMDKYDTYTLEDSDYQRIDLHKNFRSRKEVLDSVNFIFYQVMSKKIGDVDYNKEAALYEGAAYSTCENGDCGGSTELHIIESKNNIEEIDEDISLTDREIEAKMIGKRIKDLMNSEEPYMVYDKRIDNYRPVQYRDIVILLRTISGWADVFTEVLLEEGIPAYSDTSSGYFETTEVKTIMSLLKVIDNPRQDIPLLSVLRSPIVGLNADELATIKNAYPECEYYDSIMNLLEEPFENELVGRLKGFFTKLEVWQEKVTYTPIYELVWDIYKDTNYYDYVSIMPSGKQRQANLDMLIEKASQFEKSSYKGLFNFIRLIDKLEKYQVDFGEASILGENEDLVRIMSIHKSKGLEFPVVFVSGLGKQFNKQDINQTINIHSELGLGPDYVNHKLRYKKPTIAKKAIQKKLELENLSEELRVLYVALTRAREKLILTGTVSSRSNLEKRLEKWTTVYNHSEVKLPYNIIAGANNYLDWIVPSLVRHKSGVKLLERVGKYSNPSSQLYNEGIDFHIQLFSLEDLLIKDVLEDIEKSNLKNKLLEGNLDDSNDELRNEVEERLSWEYRYKDEVNVHVKMTVSEIKKHSMDYEDEIPLMFKEEVIEIKPKFIEEVSQLTPTEKGTLMHKIMEQIPLGAMSDYKEIEKELQSLEERGFISDKERKTIFIKDILAFSNTELYKRMLKSDKDNKLFKEKQFVLGIKANELGEKYKSDELVLIQGVIDCFFEEEDDIILVDYKTDYIKEGQEDILIKRYTEQLNYYEKAIEQITGKKVRERMIYSFGLNKDIKC